Proteins encoded by one window of Desulfovibrio ferrophilus:
- the galE gene encoding UDP-glucose 4-epimerase GalE, which yields MLPVLVTGGAGYIGSHTCKALARAGFTPIAVDNLVHGHGWAVKWGPLEQGDIGDRAFMDRVFARYRPVAVLHFAAFIAVGESVADPQKYYGNNVAGTLTLLSAMRAAACERIVFSSTAAVYGEPMQVPIAEAHPLAPVNPYGRSKLMIEQMLRDFDHAYGTGSICLRYFNAAGADPDGELGEEHDPETHLIPLAVGAALGKRPPLKIFGDDYDTPDGTALRDYIHVTDLAGAHVLAVKRLLDGECSEAYNLGTGTGNSVREIVDAVHRVSGKEVPYDFAPRREGDAARLVASAEGAKAALGWQPKYTDIETIVKTAWRWHAAR from the coding sequence ATGCTTCCTGTTCTTGTGACCGGCGGAGCCGGATATATTGGCAGCCATACCTGCAAGGCTTTGGCCCGGGCCGGATTTACACCCATTGCCGTGGATAATCTTGTGCATGGGCATGGCTGGGCCGTGAAGTGGGGGCCGCTGGAACAGGGTGACATCGGTGATCGGGCCTTCATGGATCGGGTTTTTGCCCGCTACAGGCCTGTGGCAGTGCTGCATTTTGCCGCATTCATTGCCGTGGGCGAGTCCGTGGCCGACCCGCAGAAATATTACGGCAACAACGTGGCGGGAACCTTGACACTGCTTTCCGCCATGCGTGCCGCCGCCTGTGAGCGGATTGTGTTTTCCAGTACTGCCGCCGTGTATGGTGAGCCTATGCAGGTGCCCATTGCCGAGGCCCACCCCCTGGCACCGGTTAATCCCTATGGTCGCTCCAAGCTGATGATCGAGCAGATGCTGCGCGATTTCGACCATGCGTATGGCACTGGCAGTATATGCCTGCGTTATTTCAATGCTGCCGGGGCCGATCCGGATGGTGAGTTGGGTGAAGAACACGATCCTGAGACTCATCTAATTCCCCTTGCCGTGGGTGCCGCCTTGGGCAAACGTCCTCCACTAAAAATTTTTGGGGATGACTATGATACCCCCGATGGTACTGCCTTGAGGGATTATATCCATGTGACCGACCTGGCAGGCGCTCATGTGTTGGCCGTGAAACGCTTGCTGGATGGTGAGTGTTCCGAGGCCTATAATCTGGGGACAGGCACGGGCAACTCGGTGCGCGAGATTGTCGATGCAGTGCATCGGGTCTCGGGAAAGGAAGTGCCTTATGACTTTGCCCCAAGACGCGAGGGCGATGCTGCACGGCTTGTGGCTTCTGCCGAGGGAGCCAAAGCAGCACTGGGATGGCAGCCGAAATACACGGATATCGAGACCATCGTAAAGACCGCTTGGCGCTGGCACGCGGCTCGTTAG
- a CDS encoding tetratricopeptide repeat protein, with product MSSELIKARSKISNIKSYLKQDKLLPAIVSLHESVGIICRTPLLKHEQEEFERSLDIALDILNHNDDFRKVCPMVLEYKKGGEKELLSALKELLDDLQSSAVSDAQALLQAIDDTKRIQLERGKHLLEKGKFKDAKFTFDKLLLQFPDDTELKYEIAELYLKFDRNKEALKYLTEALRDLPESSHLYNRVAMVLRKLEEFEMSEKYYNKAVKLSGDDPGLYFNFGRLYIDWKRWEKVDEMATKAIELNKGFTEAHKMRKFANKQLAKQEKAKKNAGKPIKL from the coding sequence ATGTCCAGCGAGCTTATCAAGGCACGTTCGAAGATATCCAATATCAAGAGCTATCTGAAGCAGGATAAGCTGCTTCCGGCTATTGTCTCTTTGCACGAATCCGTCGGCATCATCTGCCGCACCCCGTTGCTCAAACATGAGCAGGAAGAGTTCGAACGCAGTCTGGACATAGCGCTGGACATTCTGAACCACAACGACGACTTCCGCAAAGTCTGTCCCATGGTTCTGGAGTATAAAAAGGGTGGCGAAAAGGAACTGCTTTCCGCCCTCAAGGAACTCCTGGACGATCTGCAGAGTTCCGCAGTGTCCGATGCTCAAGCTCTCTTGCAGGCCATCGACGACACCAAACGGATTCAGCTCGAACGCGGCAAGCACCTTCTGGAAAAGGGCAAGTTCAAAGACGCCAAGTTCACCTTCGACAAGCTACTTCTCCAATTTCCAGATGACACTGAGCTCAAATACGAGATTGCCGAGCTCTACCTCAAATTTGATCGCAACAAGGAAGCTCTGAAATACCTCACAGAGGCACTCAGAGACTTGCCGGAATCCTCCCACCTCTACAACCGGGTGGCCATGGTACTGCGCAAGCTTGAAGAATTTGAAATGTCAGAAAAGTACTACAACAAGGCCGTCAAACTCTCCGGTGACGATCCAGGCCTGTATTTCAACTTCGGCCGCCTGTACATCGACTGGAAACGCTGGGAAAAGGTCGACGAAATGGCAACCAAGGCCATTGAGTTGAACAAAGGCTTCACTGAAGCCCACAAGATGCGCAAGTTTGCCAACAAACAACTCGCCAAGCAGGAAAAAGCCAAAAAGAACGCGGGCAAACCCATCAAGCTATAG
- a CDS encoding chemotaxis protein: MSQTDILLESGTNELEIVEFYIDEQLPDGEVYRGHYGINVAKVLEIIRQPGITQLPTQTKTAVMGTFNLRDRVIPLIDLARSLGKKAAPVDEPKVVVTRFNEVINAFLVSGVTRIYRLSWEQVEAPKQHMLDMTDDSITGVVRIDDRVVFLLDMEKIVGDLNPRFALSVTDDEIDHDDDFVYKTLIVDDSPTIRRMIQASLLKMGFEVTPAINGKDAWDKLEAMMAGIQESGDPLNDHLHVIISDIEMPVMDGHSLTKRIKDTPGLKDVPVLLFSSLITESLRHKGEAVGADDQISKPDMKTLGDRSKSLANTYLGRA; encoded by the coding sequence ATGAGTCAGACTGATATTCTTCTTGAGTCGGGCACCAACGAACTTGAGATCGTCGAATTCTACATTGATGAACAACTTCCAGATGGTGAAGTCTATCGCGGCCACTACGGTATTAATGTCGCTAAAGTCCTTGAGATCATTCGACAGCCCGGCATAACCCAACTGCCCACACAGACCAAGACAGCGGTAATGGGGACATTCAATCTGCGTGATCGTGTGATTCCGTTGATTGATTTGGCTCGTTCTCTGGGGAAAAAAGCTGCCCCGGTTGATGAACCCAAGGTTGTGGTCACCCGGTTCAATGAGGTGATCAATGCCTTTCTGGTTTCCGGAGTGACTCGTATTTATCGTCTGAGCTGGGAGCAGGTCGAGGCGCCCAAGCAACATATGCTGGACATGACCGATGATTCCATTACCGGTGTCGTGCGCATCGATGATCGTGTGGTTTTTCTTTTGGATATGGAAAAGATCGTGGGGGATCTGAACCCTCGATTTGCCTTGTCCGTAACCGACGACGAAATCGACCATGATGATGACTTTGTCTACAAGACGCTTATTGTGGATGACTCCCCGACCATCAGGCGAATGATCCAGGCTTCTTTGCTCAAGATGGGGTTCGAGGTGACTCCCGCCATAAACGGCAAGGATGCCTGGGACAAGCTTGAAGCCATGATGGCCGGGATTCAGGAGAGTGGCGATCCCCTGAATGATCATCTGCATGTCATCATTTCGGATATCGAAATGCCCGTCATGGATGGCCACAGTTTGACCAAGCGCATCAAGGATACTCCTGGCCTCAAGGATGTGCCCGTGTTGCTGTTTTCATCGCTCATTACTGAAAGCCTGCGCCATAAAGGGGAGGCCGTCGGAGCTGACGATCAGATCTCCAAACCGGACATGAAGACCCTGGGCGACCGTTCCAAGTCGTTGGCCAACACCTACCTCGGGCGGGCCTGA
- the carA gene encoding glutamine-hydrolyzing carbamoyl-phosphate synthase small subunit translates to MKAYLALEDGTLFKGKSFTGEGNAQGEAIFNTGMSGYQEVLTDPSYAGQMVCMTYPLIGNYGVNLEDVESSRVWVEAFIVKECTKEPSNWRSKMSLPDYLVENGVMGIEGIDTRALTRHLRLHGAQRAVISTDNVSPEELVKRAQSIPTMEGQDLATRVSAKQPYTWIDNQPAPVELKDGKHHWTGKGPKVVVYDFGIKWNIIRLLAAQGCDLLMVPAGTTAEAVNRLEPDAVFLSNGPGDPAAIEGIADTVSELADRYPTAGICLGHQILGLALGGKTYKLPFGHHGLNHPVKDLTTGHIEVSSQNHGFCVDVASLKNIEITHVNLNDDTLEGFHHTQKPILAIQHHPEASPGPHDSQYFFKRFREMVREHTGV, encoded by the coding sequence ATGAAAGCATATTTGGCACTTGAGGACGGAACCTTGTTCAAGGGCAAATCCTTCACCGGCGAAGGCAACGCCCAAGGCGAAGCCATCTTCAACACCGGCATGAGCGGCTATCAGGAAGTACTTACCGACCCCTCCTACGCAGGGCAGATGGTGTGCATGACCTACCCGCTGATCGGCAACTACGGGGTCAACCTTGAGGATGTGGAATCCTCCCGCGTATGGGTGGAAGCATTCATCGTCAAGGAATGCACCAAAGAGCCCAGCAACTGGCGCTCCAAGATGTCGCTACCTGACTACCTCGTCGAGAATGGCGTCATGGGCATCGAGGGCATCGATACACGTGCCCTGACCCGGCATCTGCGCCTACATGGCGCCCAACGTGCCGTCATCAGCACCGACAACGTCAGCCCCGAAGAATTGGTCAAGCGTGCCCAGTCCATCCCCACCATGGAAGGGCAGGACCTGGCTACGCGCGTCAGCGCCAAACAGCCGTACACCTGGATCGACAACCAGCCCGCACCGGTTGAACTCAAGGATGGCAAACACCACTGGACCGGCAAAGGGCCCAAGGTGGTCGTCTACGACTTCGGCATCAAATGGAACATTATCCGCCTGCTCGCTGCACAAGGCTGCGATCTACTGATGGTACCGGCCGGAACGACCGCTGAGGCCGTCAACCGCCTGGAACCCGACGCGGTCTTTCTGTCCAACGGCCCCGGCGACCCCGCAGCCATCGAAGGCATCGCCGACACCGTCTCCGAACTGGCCGACCGCTACCCCACTGCAGGCATCTGCCTGGGCCACCAGATTCTGGGCCTGGCTCTGGGCGGCAAGACCTACAAGCTTCCCTTCGGCCACCACGGACTGAACCATCCGGTCAAGGACCTGACCACCGGACACATCGAAGTCTCGTCTCAGAACCATGGTTTTTGCGTTGATGTCGCCAGCCTGAAGAACATTGAGATCACCCACGTCAATCTCAACGACGATACGCTTGAGGGCTTCCACCACACCCAAAAGCCTATCCTGGCCATCCAGCACCATCCCGAGGCCAGCCCCGGGCCACACGACAGCCAGTACTTCTTCAAGAGATTCAGAGAGATGGTGAGAGAACATACCGGGGTCTAG
- a CDS encoding N-acetylneuraminate synthase family protein, whose protein sequence is MKTLPIIKLKSGRSIGPGQPCFVVAEIGNNHQGSEDMAREMIDHAARSGADAVKFQKRDTTALLTREGRERPYPGSNSFGPTYGEHRDALELSIEAMGRLKDHAEHQNLTFFASPWDLPSLEGLRQLEVELIKIASADLTTLPLIRCASELHLPIILSTGMSSVEEINQAVLEVRRHHSQLILLHCNSSYPCPPEEIALPAMRRLEQRFGLPVGYSGHEAGIAPSVAAVALGACMVERHFTLNRTLPGTDHAASLDPKGFARMTAMIREVEATLAVSEKRVTPTESACAVKLRKSIVAARDLPQGTRLTPEHLTMKSPGDGISPMHWDSVMGSVTTRPLSEDQQLMWEDITEAISPQTATGESA, encoded by the coding sequence ATGAAAACTTTGCCTATCATCAAGCTCAAAAGTGGCCGCAGCATCGGCCCTGGTCAACCCTGCTTCGTTGTTGCCGAAATCGGCAACAACCATCAAGGCAGTGAGGACATGGCCCGGGAAATGATCGACCATGCGGCCCGGAGCGGTGCTGATGCAGTCAAATTCCAGAAGCGCGACACCACGGCCCTGCTGACCCGCGAAGGCCGCGAAAGGCCCTATCCGGGCAGTAATAGTTTTGGCCCAACCTATGGCGAGCATCGCGATGCTCTGGAGCTTTCCATCGAAGCCATGGGGCGCCTGAAGGACCATGCAGAGCATCAAAATCTGACATTTTTTGCGTCACCTTGGGATCTACCCAGCCTGGAAGGGCTGCGTCAATTGGAAGTGGAACTGATCAAAATCGCTTCGGCGGACCTGACGACCCTGCCTCTCATTCGCTGTGCCAGCGAACTGCATCTGCCCATAATTCTGTCCACGGGCATGAGCAGCGTTGAAGAAATCAACCAAGCCGTGCTTGAAGTCCGACGGCACCATTCCCAATTGATCCTGCTGCACTGCAACAGTTCCTATCCCTGTCCTCCCGAAGAGATTGCCTTACCCGCCATGCGCCGACTCGAGCAGCGGTTCGGCCTTCCCGTGGGATACTCCGGTCACGAAGCGGGCATCGCCCCCTCCGTCGCCGCGGTAGCCTTGGGAGCCTGCATGGTGGAGCGTCATTTCACTCTGAATCGCACCCTACCCGGGACAGATCACGCAGCTTCGCTGGACCCCAAAGGCTTTGCCCGAATGACGGCCATGATTCGCGAGGTGGAAGCAACCCTGGCCGTATCCGAAAAACGCGTCACGCCGACGGAATCAGCCTGTGCAGTCAAACTCCGCAAGAGTATCGTCGCAGCCCGGGATTTACCTCAAGGAACACGGCTCACCCCGGAACACCTTACCATGAAAAGCCCAGGGGACGGGATCTCACCAATGCACTGGGACAGCGTCATGGGCAGCGTCACGACTCGCCCATTGAGCGAAGACCAGCAGCTTATGTGGGAGGACATCACTGAGGCAATCTCTCCTCAAACGGCCACGGGGGAATCGGCATGA
- a CDS encoding glycosyltransferase, with protein MNILMIAVNDPAGTAIGFADAINRRTEHFCRVATLETRYNHNWRKDLHIPELDRTGLIELEETLLSADVFHFHMTADENLRLGPFLPKDFMNGKALVHHHHGHPDFRDNPGKYSQKYDMLNRRNLLVSTPDLQHILPEARWQPNCVNEQDPAYQPLADKPQTPIRIAHSPTRRDLKNTDDLLGVMQTLLAEGHSLELDLIDDAPHCDCLERKRRAHISFDHMQGYYGMSSLESLAQGVPTVAGLSDWCIGQMQEFTGTADLPWLVARNAKALKDILTHLSCDTDERHKAGAHSRAFMERYWNEERVIGRLMEFYETL; from the coding sequence ATGAACATCCTGATGATTGCCGTCAATGATCCCGCCGGAACGGCCATCGGGTTTGCCGATGCCATTAACCGGCGCACCGAACATTTCTGCCGCGTGGCGACCCTGGAAACTCGTTATAATCACAACTGGCGCAAGGACCTCCACATTCCGGAGTTGGACAGAACGGGGTTGATTGAATTGGAAGAGACCTTACTCTCGGCCGACGTCTTCCACTTCCACATGACCGCTGATGAGAACTTGAGGTTAGGCCCGTTCCTGCCCAAAGACTTCATGAACGGCAAAGCACTGGTGCACCATCATCACGGACACCCAGACTTCCGGGACAATCCAGGCAAATACAGCCAAAAATATGATATGCTCAACCGTCGCAACCTGCTGGTGAGCACTCCCGACCTGCAACACATTCTACCTGAAGCCCGCTGGCAGCCGAACTGTGTCAATGAGCAGGACCCAGCCTATCAGCCTCTTGCCGACAAACCCCAGACACCAATCCGCATTGCCCATTCGCCCACAAGGCGAGACCTCAAGAACACCGACGACCTGCTCGGCGTGATGCAAACCCTCCTTGCCGAAGGCCATTCCCTTGAACTGGACCTCATCGACGATGCACCCCACTGCGACTGCCTGGAACGCAAACGCCGCGCGCACATCTCCTTCGACCATATGCAGGGATACTACGGCATGAGCAGCCTTGAGTCTCTGGCCCAAGGCGTGCCTACCGTGGCAGGTTTATCAGACTGGTGTATTGGTCAAATGCAGGAATTCACTGGCACGGCAGATCTGCCTTGGCTGGTGGCACGAAACGCGAAAGCTCTCAAAGATATCCTGACCCACCTGAGCTGTGACACGGATGAACGTCACAAAGCGGGTGCCCATAGCCGCGCCTTCATGGAGCGCTACTGGAACGAAGAACGGGTCATCGGACGATTGATGGAATTTTACGAGACGCTGTAA
- a CDS encoding winged helix-turn-helix domain-containing protein encodes MLQHQGRFLRPSTDNRTLSLLETLSEDSAVSQSALGERTGLSGAMVNKYLRELQHQGLIDKRPLNAKSYEYVLTQAGHSQRRELLGEYCAEIVRSYTALKALIGNKLDSLEKSGKQRLVLWGASETCEVVLSAIQNTGLTVLALVDSAPAKHGTMLAGHAILPPDILSSMHCDAVIITSFGKSDDIHAQLKPLAMAHGLEVVRL; translated from the coding sequence ATGCTGCAACACCAAGGGCGTTTTCTGCGCCCCAGCACCGACAACCGCACGCTCTCTCTGCTGGAGACCCTCTCGGAAGACAGCGCGGTCTCTCAATCCGCCCTGGGCGAACGCACGGGGTTATCCGGTGCCATGGTCAACAAGTACCTTCGGGAATTGCAGCATCAGGGCCTGATCGACAAACGCCCCCTGAATGCCAAGAGCTACGAATATGTCCTGACCCAAGCCGGACACAGTCAACGCAGAGAACTGCTCGGTGAGTACTGTGCCGAGATTGTTCGCAGCTACACGGCATTGAAGGCTCTCATAGGTAATAAACTGGATAGCCTGGAAAAATCCGGTAAGCAGCGTCTGGTCCTCTGGGGAGCATCAGAGACCTGCGAGGTTGTGCTCTCTGCCATCCAGAACACCGGACTGACTGTTCTGGCACTTGTGGACAGCGCCCCCGCCAAGCACGGCACGATGCTGGCCGGGCACGCCATCCTGCCTCCTGACATTCTGTCCAGCATGCATTGCGATGCCGTGATCATCACCTCCTTCGGCAAGAGTGATGATATCCACGCCCAGCTCAAACCCTTGGCCATGGCCCATGGCCTGGAGGTCGTGCGCTTATGA
- the pdxA gene encoding 4-hydroxythreonine-4-phosphate dehydrogenase PdxA gives MNQSPLLLTLGDPNGLGPELVCRLLGDGSYDGRPLVLIGPEESLDHHCERLGLRRFWTEIDTSGVASASASISLYTPPEQGVFTMRSGQAHPEGGRAAGLALEAACEFLNAKQSPGVVTCPLNKAMLQDAGFDFPGHTEFFAERLGVGRENICMHLGGPKLRVSLVTTHPPLTEVPSLITRERILRCLELTWGLVSKLEPAPAPIAVCGLNPHAGESGKIGSEEAAIIAPAIEEARARGISVEGPFPGDTIFHFAAKGLYSAVLAMYHDQGLAPLKLLHFSEAVNVTLGLPVVRTSVDHGTGYDITGKDVADTGSLAAALALAERLLD, from the coding sequence ATGAATCAATCACCTCTTCTTCTTACTCTGGGCGATCCTAACGGGCTTGGGCCGGAACTGGTCTGTCGTCTGCTGGGCGATGGCTCGTACGATGGTCGTCCGTTGGTCCTGATTGGTCCCGAAGAATCTTTGGATCATCACTGTGAACGACTTGGTTTGCGCCGATTCTGGACCGAAATCGATACAAGTGGCGTAGCCTCGGCTTCGGCTTCCATCTCCCTGTATACACCGCCGGAACAGGGCGTGTTTACCATGCGATCTGGGCAGGCTCATCCCGAAGGCGGTCGTGCTGCCGGGTTGGCCCTGGAAGCAGCCTGTGAATTTCTGAATGCAAAGCAGAGTCCCGGAGTGGTCACCTGCCCTCTGAACAAGGCCATGCTCCAGGATGCGGGGTTTGATTTTCCTGGTCATACCGAGTTCTTTGCCGAGCGTTTGGGTGTTGGGCGCGAGAACATCTGCATGCATCTGGGAGGACCGAAACTACGGGTTTCGCTGGTGACTACCCATCCCCCTCTGACTGAGGTTCCGAGTCTGATTACACGCGAGCGTATCCTTCGCTGTCTGGAATTGACCTGGGGATTGGTCTCAAAGTTGGAGCCCGCCCCGGCCCCCATTGCCGTGTGCGGCTTGAATCCGCATGCTGGTGAGAGCGGGAAGATTGGGTCCGAGGAGGCGGCCATCATCGCACCGGCCATTGAAGAAGCCCGTGCGCGGGGGATATCGGTAGAGGGACCTTTCCCCGGAGATACCATTTTTCATTTTGCGGCCAAAGGGCTCTATTCTGCCGTGTTGGCCATGTACCATGATCAGGGCCTCGCACCTCTGAAGCTGTTGCATTTTTCCGAAGCCGTGAACGTGACTTTGGGATTGCCGGTTGTGAGGACTTCAGTGGATCATGGAACTGGCTACGATATTACAGGTAAGGATGTCGCCGACACAGGGAGTCTGGCTGCGGCCTTGGCCCTTGCTGAACGCTTGTTGGACTGA
- the kdsB gene encoding 3-deoxy-manno-octulosonate cytidylyltransferase, protein MPNIPPCTGIIPARYESSRFPGKPLADILGRPMFWHVYQRAIQCPLLGKVALATDDNRIYSEACRYNVPVIMTGREHASGTDRVLEAAQALGVPEDGVVVNIQGDEPLLEPAMLTELLEPFADDSIQVTTLATKINREQANSPDQVKVLWTKGGSALYFSRALVPYPRDTETGGEFWGHIGLYAFRMRTLKRFVNLGPSDLERQEKLEQLRLLENDIPIYVVPTAHNTCGVDRPEDIDIVIQRLSETS, encoded by the coding sequence ATGCCGAACATTCCGCCCTGCACAGGCATCATTCCCGCGCGGTACGAGTCGTCGCGCTTTCCGGGCAAACCCCTGGCCGATATCCTGGGGCGTCCCATGTTCTGGCACGTGTACCAGCGTGCCATCCAGTGCCCACTGCTGGGCAAGGTCGCTCTGGCAACCGATGACAACCGCATCTATTCCGAAGCCTGCCGGTACAACGTACCGGTGATCATGACCGGCAGAGAACACGCCAGCGGCACCGATCGTGTTCTGGAAGCTGCACAGGCACTTGGAGTGCCCGAAGATGGTGTGGTCGTAAACATTCAGGGCGACGAACCGCTGTTGGAACCGGCCATGCTGACCGAACTGCTGGAGCCCTTCGCCGATGATTCCATCCAGGTCACGACCCTGGCGACAAAAATCAACCGCGAACAGGCCAACAGCCCGGATCAGGTCAAAGTCCTCTGGACCAAAGGCGGATCCGCATTATATTTTTCACGTGCACTGGTTCCCTATCCCCGCGACACGGAAACAGGTGGAGAATTCTGGGGCCATATCGGACTCTATGCCTTCAGAATGCGCACACTGAAACGATTTGTGAATCTCGGCCCCAGCGATCTGGAGCGCCAGGAAAAATTGGAACAGCTTCGGCTGCTTGAAAATGATATTCCCATCTATGTCGTACCAACCGCCCACAACACCTGCGGTGTGGACAGGCCCGAGGACATCGACATAGTCATTCAGAGACTTTCGGAGACTAGCTGA
- a CDS encoding glycosyltransferase: MRICVINAPVFCRAFKALGHETLDLRLSPGPQDIVAQLKSHDFEPDLLLEIELLSPRTILMGLGDLSCKKVFWSVDTHLNAWWHRAYGRMFDLVLTTQDSWIPVLEKLGLKEVHHLPWCGSRRAYKPWNERTSRMCFVGRITSARKVRKRMVDYLCREHGLDLVQDANFSEMMGHYDNAWVVPNESIFSEINFRLFEAASCGCLVLNQEVSSDIGRLFEPGREVEVYSTIVELDVLVRKHLANPEITRSKGRAAWARVQAEHLPRHRAERILELAESATGAEVGPAADSFAWESVFRLNEAGMFESDLGQAAAGIAVRSCSPCGIAALMRCLNWAGRKDEALPMAAKLVAKKLHSDSFEVNLTGSGLALRHGQWNLAKAFWLRHGQAGHFAKFEIPESPFRLWMLWAAECERHWISVRSGLCYDIRRGIPESAMDCLMEANEIEPGHLDVAERVDVVLARQGSGGDGFRLHVLSHLGLHRPEDWRLGLELAMINLRAMRLDEGLQELQLAQNAATDKGENNRFLQVLASRDPQGVLTSLLADELPGYLSR, translated from the coding sequence ATGCGTATTTGCGTCATCAATGCCCCCGTCTTTTGTCGAGCTTTCAAGGCCTTGGGTCATGAAACTCTCGATCTGCGCCTGTCTCCGGGGCCGCAGGATATTGTCGCTCAGTTGAAGTCTCATGACTTCGAACCAGACTTGTTGCTGGAAATCGAATTGCTCAGTCCCCGAACAATACTCATGGGACTGGGGGATTTGTCGTGCAAAAAGGTTTTCTGGTCGGTGGATACCCATCTCAATGCCTGGTGGCATCGAGCGTATGGCCGAATGTTCGATCTGGTTCTTACGACTCAGGATAGCTGGATTCCCGTGCTGGAGAAACTGGGGCTGAAGGAGGTGCACCATCTGCCCTGGTGTGGTTCGCGACGAGCCTACAAGCCCTGGAATGAGAGAACATCCAGGATGTGTTTTGTGGGGCGGATTACCTCCGCGCGCAAGGTGCGCAAGCGCATGGTGGATTACCTGTGCCGCGAACATGGTCTCGATCTGGTGCAGGACGCTAATTTTTCTGAGATGATGGGGCATTACGATAATGCTTGGGTGGTTCCTAACGAGTCCATCTTCAGTGAAATCAATTTTCGATTGTTCGAGGCCGCTTCCTGCGGTTGTCTTGTTCTGAATCAGGAGGTGTCTTCGGACATCGGCCGGCTATTCGAGCCCGGACGTGAAGTGGAGGTCTATTCCACAATCGTCGAGCTGGATGTTCTTGTGCGCAAGCATCTTGCTAACCCCGAGATTACAAGGAGTAAGGGCCGGGCGGCTTGGGCGCGAGTCCAGGCAGAACATCTACCACGGCACAGGGCTGAACGTATTCTTGAGCTGGCTGAATCAGCGACCGGGGCTGAGGTTGGTCCGGCAGCGGATTCCTTTGCCTGGGAGTCCGTCTTTCGATTGAATGAAGCGGGAATGTTTGAATCTGATTTGGGACAAGCGGCCGCAGGAATTGCTGTGCGGAGTTGCTCCCCCTGTGGAATCGCGGCGCTGATGCGTTGTCTGAACTGGGCAGGGAGAAAGGATGAAGCTCTGCCCATGGCCGCAAAACTGGTTGCCAAGAAACTGCATTCTGATTCTTTTGAGGTCAATCTGACGGGTTCGGGACTGGCCTTGCGACATGGGCAGTGGAATTTGGCAAAGGCCTTCTGGCTCCGTCATGGGCAGGCTGGCCACTTTGCCAAATTCGAGATTCCAGAATCGCCTTTCAGACTCTGGATGCTTTGGGCCGCGGAGTGTGAACGGCATTGGATATCCGTGCGCAGCGGTCTTTGCTATGATATCAGACGTGGTATTCCCGAATCTGCGATGGATTGTCTGATGGAAGCCAATGAAATCGAGCCGGGGCATCTGGATGTGGCCGAGCGCGTTGACGTCGTGCTTGCTCGTCAGGGGAGTGGTGGCGATGGATTCCGCTTGCATGTGCTGTCACATTTGGGCTTGCACAGGCCGGAGGACTGGCGGCTCGGTCTTGAGTTGGCCATGATCAACCTGCGGGCCATGCGTCTGGACGAGGGGCTTCAGGAGTTGCAACTTGCCCAGAACGCGGCGACTGATAAGGGCGAGAATAATCGTTTCCTGCAGGTGCTCGCCTCGCGTGACCCGCAAGGTGTGCTGACCAGCTTGCTGGCCGATGAACTCCCAGGATATCTGTCTCGGTGA
- a CDS encoding isoamylase early set domain-containing protein — MALKKQHLKTKSLVKVTFRLDKAAALDAENVSLVGDFNEWNVYATPMKRLKGGSFKVDVSLEPGKSYEYRYLIDETNWENDWDADRYVRSTFGNCDNSVVDL, encoded by the coding sequence ATGGCATTGAAGAAACAGCATTTGAAGACAAAGTCGTTGGTGAAAGTGACTTTCCGGCTGGATAAGGCTGCGGCCCTTGATGCGGAAAATGTATCCCTTGTTGGTGATTTCAACGAGTGGAACGTTTATGCCACGCCGATGAAGCGCCTGAAGGGTGGGTCTTTCAAGGTTGACGTGTCCCTTGAGCCGGGAAAATCCTATGAGTATCGCTATTTGATAGATGAAACGAACTGGGAGAATGATTGGGACGCAGATCGCTATGTACGCAGTACTTTCGGGAATTGCGATAACTCAGTGGTGGATCTGTAA